The proteins below are encoded in one region of [Limnothrix rosea] IAM M-220:
- a CDS encoding winged helix-turn-helix transcriptional regulator translates to MTDNEVCFDPSYRCPIQFVVDLLGNKWSILVLRELFKGPRRTNEFLKALPGISTKTLTVRLRALEAHGLVKRVVFPEIPPRVEYSLTPKGLEFRPALMAMHELGTQWLDQKPCVCPLDMDGQTPPNTGAG, encoded by the coding sequence ATGACTGATAACGAAGTTTGTTTTGATCCGTCCTATCGCTGTCCTATCCAATTTGTTGTGGATTTACTCGGCAATAAATGGTCAATTTTAGTCCTACGGGAATTATTTAAAGGCCCACGCCGTACCAACGAATTCCTTAAGGCGCTCCCCGGCATTAGCACCAAAACCTTGACCGTTCGACTGCGGGCTCTCGAAGCCCATGGTTTAGTGAAACGGGTCGTGTTTCCTGAAATTCCGCCACGGGTTGAATATTCCCTCACGCCTAAAGGTTTAGAGTTTCGTCCGGCTCTGATGGCAATGCACGAACTGGGAACCCAATGGCTCGACCAAAAGCCCTGCGTATGTCCCCTCGACATGGATGGGCAAACACCGCCCAATACGGGCGCGGGTTAA